From Staphylococcus sp. IVB6214:
AAGGCAGGATTGTTACCGGAATCTCCATCAGAAGCGGATCTTGAATGGGGTCGTAAATTAGTGGCGCTATATCAAGAACAAATGAGCTATGCAGGCGAAATCGTACCACTTTCTGAATTGTTCTTCCGTGATGAAAAAGAATTGGATGAAGCAGCACAAGAAGTGCTAAATGGCGAACAAGTGCCTGAGTTGATGCGTGTATTGAGTGCGAAACTAGAAGCACTTGAATCATTTAAAGCTGAAGATATCAAAAAAGAAATCAAAGCGGTACAAAAAGAAACAGGCATTAAAGGGAAAAATCTTTTCATGCCAATTCGTGTGGCTGTGACAGGTCAAATGCACGGGCCAGAGTTACCAAATACGATTGAAGTATTAGGTAAAGACAAAGTATTGACACGAATTCAAAAGTTACTATAGTGTTTAACTTGATATCGGTAGTTAAATCGACTACTATTAAGGTGAATTTGGAATAAAGGATTAGTAAACTATAACAAGTGTTTCAGAGAGTGTACGGTTGCTGCGAGTACACCACATGTATAGTCGAATGCACCTTTAGGATAACAGTTTTATATAGCCAATGAGTGAACGTATGACGTGAAGACAGCGTGTACGTTAATAAGAGTGGAACCGTGCAATAGCACCTCTGACAGTTTGATGTTAGAGGTGCTATTTTTACGAGATAAATACTAAAACCGTGAGAAAAGAGGGAAAGATATGTTAAGACGTATGGTGGATGACGTGAAGATGGTATTCGAACAAGACCCGGCTGCACGTTCATCGTTTGAAGTCATTACCACATATGTTGGTCTGCACGCAGTATGGAGTCATTTGGTTGCGCACAAACTTTACCAAAAGAAGCACTATATATTAGCGCGTGTGATTTCACAAGTTTCACGATTTTTTACAGGTATTGAAATACATCCCGGCGCCAAGATTGGACGTCGTCTGTTTATTGACCATGGTATGGGTGTGGTCATTGGGGAAACGTGTACCATTGGAGACAACGTGACCATTTATCAAGGTGTCACTTTAGGTGGGACAGGTAAAGAAAAAGGAAAACGTCACCCTGACATTGGTGACAATGTGCTGATTGCAGCAGGATCAAAAGTATTGGGGAACATCAAAGTACATTCAAATGTTAATATCGGAGCGAACTCTGTTGTATTAAGAGATGTACCTAGCTATACAACAGTCGTTGGTATTCCAGGACGAATCGTGAAACAAGATGGTAAGCGTATCGGTAAAAACTTTGATCACTTGAATTTACCAGACCCAATCTTTGAACAAATTAAACAGCTTGAAAAACAACTGGAACAAACGAAAAACGGGGAGATTAAAGATGATTACATTATATAATACATTAACGCGCCAAAAAGAGCCGTTTAAACCAATTGAACCTGGGAAAGTGAAAATGTATG
This genomic window contains:
- the cysE gene encoding serine O-acetyltransferase is translated as MLRRMVDDVKMVFEQDPAARSSFEVITTYVGLHAVWSHLVAHKLYQKKHYILARVISQVSRFFTGIEIHPGAKIGRRLFIDHGMGVVIGETCTIGDNVTIYQGVTLGGTGKEKGKRHPDIGDNVLIAAGSKVLGNIKVHSNVNIGANSVVLRDVPSYTTVVGIPGRIVKQDGKRIGKNFDHLNLPDPIFEQIKQLEKQLEQTKNGEIKDDYII